The genomic region CCTCGAAGCCCTGGCTAGCAAAATTGAACAAGCCGATGGCTACGTGATGGTCAGCCCAGAATATAACCACTCCATGAGTCCGGCGCTAAGCCATTTGCTAAATCATTTTGGCGCGTCACTGTTTGCATTTAAGCCCAGCGCCATCGTGACTTACTCCATGGGGCAATGGGGAGGCACACGCGCTGCAGTAGGTATGCGCACCTTTCTATCGGAGTTGGGTTGTTTACCCGTATCCGCAATGATCCATATCCCCAAAGCGCAAGAAGCGCTGAATGACAATGGGCAATTCGCCCAGGAACAGGAACGCTGGGAAAGCTATTTTGGCCGCACGCTAGGCCAACTAACCTGGTGGGCAGACGCGGCCAAAGCGCACAAAGCCGAACAAGACCCTAAAACGCTATCACCAGCGTTTAAACAATCGCCCGCTCAACGCAATGCACCGCGCGACTAGTACGCTTAACAACGGCCTATTGGCAACTCGACATCCCAGCAGACCTTAGCCAACGCGCTCAGACTGAAACAACTTGCGGAGTGGGCCATGAAAGATGTCATTGATATCGATAGCAACGCCGTGGAGTTCATTAAACAGCAAGGCAGCGTCGTCACTGTCCGCCTCTCCCCCCGTCATGGCTGCTGCGGTGGCCTCGCGAATCTGGCAGTGGCTGAAACGCGGCTGCCAGATGATGTCCATTACTATTTGCACCATACTCAAGATGGTATTTCGATCTATATACACCCTGACCTAGCGGC from Halomonas sp. 7T harbors:
- a CDS encoding NADPH-dependent FMN reductase, whose product is MAHYLIFLGSTRTSTPPAPARLGERVAKACERLLSSLPETTAEIIDPLTLSLPAAFKPHFSYAKKEVPDDLEALASKIEQADGYVMVSPEYNHSMSPALSHLLNHFGASLFAFKPSAIVTYSMGQWGGTRAAVGMRTFLSELGCLPVSAMIHIPKAQEALNDNGQFAQEQERWESYFGRTLGQLTWWADAAKAHKAEQDPKTLSPAFKQSPAQRNAPRD
- a CDS encoding CC/Se motif family (seleno)protein, which gives rise to MKDVIDIDSNAVEFIKQQGSVVTVRLSPRHGCCGGLANLAVAETRLPDDVHYYLHHTQDGISIYIHPDLAAQGLRIGVEGWWKLRHLYVDGSALQLGHANT